A region of Streptomyces sp. NBC_01750 DNA encodes the following proteins:
- a CDS encoding DoxX family protein, producing MSPGHPDRSVYPARPVCPGRPACPGRPERPGVTLARRRDSQDAGRPRSWTPALGVPKAAAALGLLIGFWLPSLDTAAAVGLVLISVCAVVTHLRVRDYTFGLHYPVPGAGRCNSDAQSVVT from the coding sequence CTGAGTCCCGGACACCCTGATCGTTCGGTATATCCCGCGCGTCCCGTCTGTCCCGGGCGTCCCGCGTGTCCCGGGCGGCCTGAGCGTCCCGGTGTCACACTCGCGCGCCGTCGCGACTCTCAGGATGCCGGGCGCCCCCGTTCGTGGACGCCCGCGCTCGGCGTCCCAAAGGCCGCGGCCGCACTCGGCCTACTCATCGGCTTCTGGCTCCCGTCACTCGACACGGCGGCGGCAGTCGGCCTCGTGCTCATCTCCGTCTGCGCGGTCGTGACTCATTTGCGGGTGCGGGACTACACGTTCGGGCTGCACTACCCCGTCCCTGGCGCCGGCCGTTGCAACTCTGACGCTCAGTCTGTTGTGACGTGA
- a CDS encoding DUF6113 family protein, whose translation MSGSTGGQHVPGAWLSRSPKPGRIAAYFGLAVLGALIGVAGSLVQGAWFPGGLVLALLATAGLFYGSLRATGTQLGVLAPAVGWLLAIVLLSIGRPEGDGLFSAGIGPLVFMLGGMALAVMCATMSRPPHPGGGPGRLGK comes from the coding sequence ATGAGCGGATCCACGGGCGGACAGCACGTACCGGGGGCCTGGCTCTCCCGGTCGCCGAAGCCGGGCCGGATCGCCGCCTACTTCGGACTCGCCGTTCTCGGTGCGCTCATCGGCGTCGCCGGTTCACTTGTCCAAGGGGCCTGGTTCCCCGGCGGGTTGGTGCTCGCCCTGCTTGCCACGGCAGGTCTGTTCTACGGTTCGCTGCGGGCCACCGGGACGCAGCTCGGCGTGCTGGCGCCGGCCGTGGGCTGGCTGCTCGCGATCGTGCTGCTCAGCATCGGACGCCCGGAGGGCGACGGGCTGTTCTCCGCGGGGATCGGACCGCTCGTCTTCATGCTGGGCGGAATGGCGTTGGCTGTGATGTGCGCCACGATGTCGCGGCCCCCGCACCCGGGTGGCGGGCCCGGCCGACTCGGCAAGTAG
- the mshB gene encoding N-acetyl-1-D-myo-inositol-2-amino-2-deoxy-alpha-D-glucopyranoside deacetylase, translated as MKDLPARRLLLVHAHPDDESINNGATMALYAAAGAQVTLVTCTLGEEGEVIPPDLAHLAPDREDRLGVHRVGELAAAMKELGVTDHRFLAGPGRFRDSGMMGVEQNHREGAFWNTDVDEAAPYLVEVIRSARPQVLVTYDPHGGYGHPDHIQAHRVAMRSAELAADPAFRRDLGEAHTIAKIYWNRVPRSVAEEGFARLRAAGADFPGIAALDDIPGVVDDSEITTEIDATAYAEQKAAAMRAHATQIAVDGPFFALSNDLGQPIFATEYYQLVRGESGAPAGAREHDLFAGVPA; from the coding sequence ATGAAGGATCTTCCCGCCCGTCGTCTGCTCCTGGTGCACGCGCATCCGGACGACGAGTCGATCAACAACGGCGCGACGATGGCTCTGTACGCGGCCGCCGGCGCCCAGGTCACCCTGGTGACCTGCACACTCGGTGAGGAGGGCGAGGTCATCCCGCCCGACCTCGCCCATCTCGCGCCCGACCGGGAGGACCGGCTGGGCGTTCATCGCGTCGGCGAACTCGCCGCCGCGATGAAGGAGCTGGGCGTCACCGACCACCGCTTCCTCGCGGGTCCCGGCCGGTTCCGGGACTCCGGGATGATGGGCGTGGAGCAGAACCACCGCGAGGGCGCGTTCTGGAACACCGATGTGGACGAGGCGGCCCCGTATCTCGTCGAGGTGATTCGTTCCGCGCGTCCGCAGGTGCTCGTGACGTACGACCCGCACGGCGGCTACGGGCATCCCGACCACATCCAGGCGCACCGGGTCGCGATGCGCTCCGCCGAGCTGGCCGCCGATCCCGCCTTCCGGCGCGACCTCGGCGAGGCGCACACCATCGCCAAGATCTACTGGAACCGGGTGCCGCGCTCGGTGGCGGAGGAGGGCTTCGCCCGCCTCCGCGCCGCCGGTGCGGACTTCCCGGGCATCGCGGCCCTCGACGACATTCCGGGTGTTGTGGACGACTCCGAGATCACCACCGAAATCGACGCCACGGCGTACGCGGAACAGAAGGCGGCGGCGATGCGCGCCCATGCCACCCAAATCGCCGTGGACGGCCCCTTCTTCGCACTCTCCAACGACCTGGGGCAGCCGATCTTCGCGACCGAGTACTACCAGTTGGTGCGGGGCGAGTCCGGCGCACCGGCCGGAGCGCGCGAACACGATCTCTTCGCGGGGGTGCCGGCATGA
- a CDS encoding transglutaminase-like domain-containing protein — MHDESAGRPAGRPDWRQQFAEEARAERADLALMCLLVGAEADPSVDEAVLDAAQIELDRLAGLLPFGLTDPHAWATALAELLGGRCDFGGSPADYQRLESSLLHEVLRRRRGLPILLSVVWIEVARRAGAPVYGVALPGHFVVGFGDPEKQVLADPFAGGRVLTGPDAELLVAGATGAPMDPSMLLPADPVDVVVRILNNIRAWAATRPERSDVALWAVELSLLLPSHPARLRYERAQLLVQRGEFLTGAAELDAYADVVAAVDQTAADTIKGKARAARAMLN; from the coding sequence ATGCACGACGAATCCGCCGGCAGGCCCGCCGGCCGGCCCGACTGGCGTCAGCAGTTCGCCGAGGAGGCCCGCGCGGAGCGCGCGGACCTCGCGTTGATGTGCCTGCTGGTCGGCGCGGAGGCCGACCCCTCCGTGGACGAGGCCGTTCTGGACGCGGCCCAGATCGAACTGGACCGGCTCGCCGGACTGCTCCCCTTCGGCCTGACCGATCCGCACGCGTGGGCCACGGCGCTGGCCGAGCTCCTGGGCGGGCGCTGTGATTTCGGCGGCTCGCCCGCCGACTACCAGCGCCTGGAGTCCTCACTGCTGCACGAGGTACTGCGCCGCCGCAGGGGCCTGCCGATCCTCCTCTCGGTGGTCTGGATCGAGGTCGCCCGCCGGGCGGGCGCGCCGGTGTACGGGGTGGCCCTGCCGGGCCACTTCGTCGTGGGCTTCGGCGACCCGGAAAAGCAGGTGCTCGCGGACCCCTTCGCGGGCGGCCGTGTGCTGACGGGCCCGGACGCGGAACTGCTGGTGGCGGGCGCTACGGGAGCACCCATGGACCCTTCGATGCTGTTGCCGGCGGACCCGGTCGACGTGGTCGTGCGCATCCTGAACAACATCCGTGCCTGGGCCGCGACCCGCCCGGAACGCTCGGACGTCGCACTGTGGGCGGTCGAGCTGTCCCTCCTGCTGCCCTCGCATCCGGCGCGACTGCGCTACGAGCGGGCTCAACTGCTCGTACAGCGCGGGGAGTTCCTGACGGGGGCGGCGGAGCTGGATGCGTACGCGGATGTGGTGGCGGCGGTGGACCAGACCGCGGCGGACACGATCAAGGGGAAGGCGCGGGCAGCGCGGGCGATGCTGAACTGA
- a CDS encoding GNAT family N-acetyltransferase has protein sequence MEFTGGGRFKVRITPIDVGKRVSVRCLIDSGSGAGRFTDTVGVLTSWNKGVLLITRRTGETVRIPESSLVAGKVVPAAPARRRGPAADFEELAGVVARAWQPVESERLGGWELRASAGFTRRANSVLPLGDPGLPLDEALARVRAWYEERDLPAYVQTATGAAGTQEELCAELEARGWHPEVSAEVRIGALAPIGDLDADVARVRLARSFDEAWLQRYHRFGVPGPHVLKVLGSGPSVWFASVAGEGAVPAAIGRCVIDGRWAGFMAVEVDPAYRRQGLATTVMTALARRALEEGASAAWLQVETENDGARALYEAMGFATHHRYHHFRSA, from the coding sequence GTGGAATTCACTGGCGGCGGACGGTTCAAGGTCCGTATTACACCCATTGACGTGGGTAAACGAGTGTCTGTGAGGTGCTTGATCGACTCCGGCTCCGGGGCCGGGAGGTTCACCGACACGGTCGGCGTTCTCACATCATGGAACAAGGGTGTGCTGCTGATCACACGCCGAACCGGAGAGACTGTCCGTATCCCGGAATCGTCCCTGGTCGCGGGCAAGGTCGTGCCCGCCGCGCCGGCCCGCCGACGCGGTCCCGCGGCGGATTTCGAGGAGCTCGCCGGGGTCGTCGCGCGCGCCTGGCAGCCGGTGGAGAGCGAGCGGCTCGGCGGATGGGAACTGCGGGCGTCCGCCGGATTCACCCGGCGCGCGAACTCCGTGCTCCCGCTCGGTGACCCCGGGCTTCCTCTCGACGAGGCGCTGGCGCGTGTGCGTGCGTGGTACGAGGAGCGGGATCTGCCGGCGTATGTACAGACCGCGACCGGGGCGGCGGGCACTCAGGAGGAGCTCTGCGCGGAGCTGGAGGCGCGCGGCTGGCATCCCGAGGTCTCGGCGGAGGTACGGATCGGGGCCCTCGCCCCGATCGGCGACCTGGACGCGGATGTGGCGCGGGTCCGGCTGGCGCGCTCCTTCGACGAGGCGTGGCTGCAGCGCTATCACCGGTTCGGCGTACCAGGACCGCATGTACTGAAGGTGCTGGGCAGCGGCCCGTCGGTGTGGTTCGCCTCGGTGGCCGGTGAAGGGGCGGTGCCGGCGGCGATCGGCAGGTGTGTGATCGACGGCCGCTGGGCGGGCTTCATGGCGGTGGAGGTGGACCCGGCGTACCGGCGCCAGGGCCTGGCGACCACGGTGATGACCGCGCTGGCGCGGCGCGCGCTGGAGGAGGGCGCGTCCGCGGCGTGGCTGCAGGTGGAAACTGAGAATGACGGGGCGCGCGCGCTGTACGAGGCGATGGGGTTCGCGACCCACCACCGCTACCACCACTTCCGATCTGCGTAG
- the fdxA gene encoding ferredoxin, with the protein MTYVIAQPCVDVKDKACIEECPVDCIYEGARSLYIHPDECVDCGACEPVCPVEAIFYEDDTPEEWKDYYKANVEFFDELGSPGGASKLGLIERDHPFIAALPPQNQ; encoded by the coding sequence GTGACCTACGTCATCGCGCAGCCTTGTGTCGACGTCAAGGACAAGGCGTGCATCGAGGAGTGCCCCGTCGACTGCATCTACGAGGGCGCCAGGTCCTTGTACATCCACCCGGACGAATGCGTCGACTGTGGGGCCTGTGAGCCGGTCTGCCCGGTCGAGGCGATCTTCTACGAGGACGACACTCCGGAGGAGTGGAAGGACTACTACAAGGCGAACGTCGAGTTCTTCGACGAGCTCGGTTCGCCCGGCGGTGCTTCCAAGCTCGGCCTGATCGAGCGCGACCACCCCTTTATTGCCGCACTGCCGCCGCAGAACCAGTAG
- a CDS encoding S9 family peptidase, whose product MTSRQQLSFPRQYARTQRFTLGAPRAFTVSPDGSRVVFLRSASGTDRTGRLWVLEFDARGRQAQERLAADPDALLGGAAEKLSANERARRERSREGSAGIVGYAVDQAAELAAFALSGRLYTAELRAGTTRELRVPGPVIDPRPSPDGRHVAYVAGGALRVTGAEGEGDRALAEPEDEQSAYGLAEFIAAEEMDRSRGFWWAPESDRLLVARVDERDVQRWWISDPAHPDREPERVAYPAAGTPNAEVRLFLLTLDGERTEVSWDRARYPYLARVHWSSAGAPLLLVQSRDQRTQLYLAVDTASGETRTVHVDEDPVWLELFPGVPAWAPDGRLVRIADEGGARVLAVGDRALTGAQLQLRAVLDIGESDVLVSAAAGEEAAEPETGEIHVYRVNELGIERISDGAGVHSAVRSGRVTVLASSRTEVSGASVQVLRDGKPVAVVASYAEQPVLKARVRLCEGGAHRIPCAVLLPSGYNDSDGPLPVLLDPYGGPHGQRVYAAQNPYLTSQWFADQGFAVIVADGRGAPGRSPGWEKAVKDNFPLTLDDQIEALHSLAGTFPLDLGRVAIRGWSYGGYLAALAVLRRPDVFHAAVAGAPVTDFRLYDTHYTERYLGDPATRPEVYAANSLVTEDGLTAPENPPRPLMIIHGLADDNVVMAHSLRLSSALLAAGRPHEVLPLTGVTHMTPQEQIAENLLLLQVDFLKRSLGLPFRPPGD is encoded by the coding sequence ATGACCTCGAGGCAGCAGCTCTCCTTCCCGCGTCAGTACGCCAGGACCCAGCGCTTCACGCTGGGCGCACCGCGCGCCTTCACCGTGTCCCCGGACGGCTCCCGGGTGGTGTTCCTCCGTTCGGCCTCCGGGACCGACCGGACGGGCCGGCTCTGGGTGCTGGAATTCGACGCGCGCGGACGCCAGGCCCAGGAACGCCTGGCCGCCGATCCGGACGCGCTGCTCGGCGGTGCCGCGGAGAAGCTGTCGGCGAACGAGCGGGCCCGGCGCGAGCGCAGCCGGGAGGGGTCGGCCGGCATCGTCGGCTACGCGGTGGACCAGGCGGCCGAGTTGGCGGCGTTCGCGCTGTCGGGGCGGCTGTACACGGCCGAACTGCGGGCCGGGACCACGCGCGAACTGCGGGTGCCTGGGCCGGTGATCGACCCCCGGCCGTCTCCCGACGGCCGCCATGTCGCCTATGTGGCGGGCGGCGCGCTGCGGGTGACCGGTGCGGAGGGGGAAGGCGACCGGGCGCTGGCCGAGCCGGAGGACGAGCAGAGCGCGTACGGTCTCGCGGAGTTCATCGCGGCCGAGGAGATGGACCGCTCGCGCGGCTTCTGGTGGGCGCCCGAGTCGGACCGGCTGCTGGTCGCCCGGGTCGACGAGCGGGACGTACAGCGCTGGTGGATCTCCGATCCCGCGCATCCGGACCGGGAACCGGAGCGGGTGGCGTATCCGGCGGCGGGGACGCCCAACGCCGAGGTGCGGCTGTTCCTGCTCACCCTGGACGGAGAGCGTACGGAGGTGAGCTGGGACCGGGCCCGCTATCCGTATCTGGCACGGGTGCACTGGTCGTCCGCGGGCGCTCCGCTGCTGCTCGTCCAGTCCCGGGACCAGCGGACCCAGCTGTATCTGGCCGTGGACACGGCGTCGGGCGAGACCCGGACGGTGCATGTCGACGAGGATCCGGTGTGGCTCGAGCTCTTCCCCGGAGTGCCCGCCTGGGCGCCGGACGGGCGTCTGGTGCGGATCGCGGACGAGGGCGGGGCACGGGTGCTCGCGGTGGGCGACCGGGCGCTGACCGGAGCGCAGTTGCAGCTGCGGGCGGTGCTGGACATCGGCGAGAGCGACGTCCTGGTGTCGGCGGCGGCGGGCGAGGAGGCCGCGGAGCCGGAGACCGGCGAGATCCATGTGTACCGGGTCAATGAGCTGGGGATCGAGCGGATCTCGGACGGTGCGGGAGTGCACTCGGCGGTGCGCTCCGGCAGGGTGACGGTACTGGCTTCGTCCCGTACCGAGGTGAGTGGCGCGTCCGTGCAGGTGCTGCGGGACGGGAAGCCGGTCGCGGTCGTCGCGTCGTACGCGGAGCAGCCGGTGCTGAAGGCCCGGGTGCGGCTCTGCGAGGGGGGCGCGCACCGGATTCCGTGTGCCGTACTGCTGCCCTCCGGCTACAACGACTCGGACGGGCCGCTTCCGGTTCTGCTGGACCCGTACGGGGGACCGCACGGTCAGCGGGTGTACGCGGCACAGAATCCGTATCTCACCTCCCAGTGGTTCGCCGACCAGGGATTCGCGGTGATCGTCGCGGACGGCCGGGGCGCTCCGGGCCGCTCCCCGGGCTGGGAGAAGGCCGTCAAGGACAACTTCCCGCTCACTCTCGACGACCAGATCGAGGCGCTGCACTCGCTCGCCGGGACCTTCCCGCTGGATCTCGGCCGGGTGGCGATCCGCGGCTGGTCGTACGGCGGCTATCTGGCCGCCCTCGCGGTGCTGCGCCGTCCGGATGTCTTCCATGCGGCGGTCGCGGGTGCGCCGGTGACCGATTTCCGGCTGTACGACACCCACTACACCGAGCGCTATCTGGGCGATCCGGCGACGAGGCCCGAGGTGTACGCGGCCAACTCACTCGTCACGGAAGACGGGTTGACGGCCCCGGAGAACCCGCCACGCCCCTTGATGATCATCCACGGTCTGGCGGACGACAATGTGGTGATGGCGCACAGCCTGCGGCTCTCCTCCGCGCTGCTCGCTGCGGGCCGTCCGCATGAGGTGCTGCCGCTGACCGGAGTGACCCACATGACGCCGCAGGAGCAGATCGCGGAGAATCTGCTGCTGCTCCAAGTGGACTTCCTCAAGCGGTCGTTGGGGCTGCCGTTCAGGCCGCCCGGCGACTGA